In Dioscorea cayenensis subsp. rotundata cultivar TDr96_F1 unplaced genomic scaffold, TDr96_F1_v2_PseudoChromosome.rev07_lg8_w22 25.fasta BLBR01000168.1, whole genome shotgun sequence, a single window of DNA contains:
- the LOC120253697 gene encoding uncharacterized protein LOC120253697, translated as MAEPRRTLSDFERPQFTGEEFSVQAPTVPANNFEIKASTIGMVQNSVQFDGLADEDPHAHLSRFLQICSTFKINSVSDDAIRLRLFPFSLRGAAYKWLTSLAPGSITTWKDLVEKFLARYFPPSKAARLRQEISSFMQGDTETLFEAHERFKDLLRMCPHHGFPAWMRVQMLCNGVNYATRQLIDAVAGCSLSNKLPEEAETLIENMASNECHWSTRQKAPRAARLYEVNDTTALAAKVDTLTKSVMDNNALATKIEALTQKFDQFMLGSSSSPKAVMSCETCGVGYATTQCPILVASLAPTESVEYVSRGPRGSGNAFGNTYNLGWKNHPNFSWNQGQLQQRPPPPQGPQFQPQQPQDRKYTTEDVLAKFMINTEARFQNINNQLTQHGGHFSEISTVLRNLQASVQSLENQVGQLARAQSERPLGSLPSNTESNLREHLKAVILRSGKQLEARAKESPSASNDGVAVREDPSSGENASEKSEKKPDEDVPKSPIRGGHEYKPVVP; from the coding sequence ATGGCTGAGCCAAGGAGAACTTTATCCGATTTTGAGAGGCCACAATTTACTGGGGAggaatttagtgtgcaagcaCCTACTGTTCCGGccaataattttgagatcaaggcaagcacGATAGGAATGGTTCAAAACTCAGTACAGTTTGATGGGTTAGCTGATGAGGACCCACATGCTCATCTTTCTCGCTTCCTTCAAATTTGCTCAACCTTTAAGATCAACTCTGTATCTGATGATGCCATTAGGTTGAGATTATTTCCATTCAGTCTGAGAGGAGCGGCATACAAATGGCTCACTTCTTTAGCTCCTGGTTCTATCACCACATGGAAGGACTTGGTGGAGAAGTTCCTTGCTAGatatttcccaccaagcaagGCAGCGAGACTGAGACAGGAGATTTCATCCTTCATGCAAGGGGACACCGAGACATTGTTTGAGGCACATGAACGGTTTAAGGATCTTCTACGCATGTGCCCTCATCATGGATTCCCTGCATGGATGAGAGTGCAGATGCTTTGTAATGGGGTGAATTATGCTACAAGGCAGCTCATCGATGCAGTAGCTGGTTGTTCTTTGAGCAACAAACTCCCTGAAGAAGCTGAGACATTAATCGAGAACATGGCTAGCAACGAATGTCATTGGAGCACTAGACAAAAGGCACCAAGAGCAGCAAGGTTGTACGAGGTGAATGACACTACTGCTTTGGCTGCAAAAGTGGATACTTTGACCAAGAGTGTCATGGATAACAATGCATTGGCCACAAAGATTGAAGCTTTGACACAGAAATTTGATCAGTTCATGTTGGGTTCTAGCTCAAGTCCTAAGGCAGTAATGTCATGTGAAACATGTGGTGTTGGGTATGCAACAACCCAATGCCCCATTCTTGTTGCTTCCCTTGCACCGACTGAGTCAGTAGAGTATGTCAGTAGAGGACCAAGGGGTTCGGGAAATGCTTTTGGCAACACTTACAACCTGGGGTGGAAGAACCATCCAAATTTCTCTTGGAACCAAGGGCAGTTACAACAAAGACCACCACCACCTCAAGGTCCTCAGTTTCAGCCCCAACAACCACAAGACAGAAAATATACCACTGAAGATGTGTTAGCAAAGTTCATGATTAATACTGAGGCAAGATTTCAGAATATTAACAATCAGTTAACACAGCATGGGGGACATTTCAGTGAGATAAGCACTGTGTTGAGAAATCTTCAAGCGTCTGTGCAATCTcttgagaaccaagtgggacaaCTTGCTAGAGCACAATCAGAACGACCCTTAGGTAGCTTACCAAGCAACACTGAAAGCAACCTGAGGGAGCATTTGAAGGCTGTTATACTAAGAAGTGGGAAACagttggaggcaagggccaagGAGAGCCCAAGTGCCTCCAATGATGGGGTAGCCGTTCGGGAAGACCCTAGTTCAGGTGAGAATGCGAGTGAAAAGAGTGAGAAGAAGCCTGATGAAGATGTTCCTAAGTCTCCGATCCGAGGGGGGCATGAGTATAAACCTGTAGTGCCATAG
- the LOC120253700 gene encoding putative disease resistance protein RGA3 — protein sequence MNEFNLRVVQNNSISWRNRPQTHSFVRESRAIGRDEDKDKLVQMLIRDTSYEIAVVSIVSMGGMGKTTLAQLVYGDERIKKQFKLRIWVCVSDDFDVPKLAGKIIHTASGENCDHTNIEVLQQRLRKELGQKRYLLVLDDVWNEDFQKWDALRNMLLDGGEGSRILVTTRNEKCSRVMGVQKPYFLSRLSEESSWNLFEQKANFAVGVPKPPKLLEIGQEIVKKCQGLPLAIEVMGCIMHCKSEESEWQAVLENIETWKLQNTQNEIIRELWLSYVDLPTHLKKCFAFCSIFPKGSQS from the coding sequence ATGAACGAGTTCAACCTGAGGGTTGTTCAAAACAACAGCATATCTTGGAGGAACAGGCCTCAAACCCACTCATTTGTGCGTGAATCACGAGCTATTGGAAGAGATGAAGATAAAGACAAGTTGGTGCAGATGCTGATCCGTGATACTTCTTATGAGATAGCAGTGGTTTCTATAGTCAGTATGGGTGGGATGGGTAAGACGACACTTGCTCAGTTGGTCTATGGAGATGAAAGGATCAAGAAACAGTTTAAGCTACGCATATGGGTATGTGTTTCTGATGATTTTGATGTGCCAAAGCTCGCTGGAAAGATCATACATACAGCTTCTGGAGAAAATTGTGATCATACAAACATAGAGGTGCTGCAACAGAGGCTGCGAAAAGAATTGGGGCAGAAGAGATATTTGCTGGTATTAGATGATGTATGGAATGAAGATTTCCAAAAGTGGGATGCTCTTAGAAACATGTTACTCGATGGAGGAGAAGGAAGCAGAATTCTTGTGACCACACGCAATGAAAAATGCTCTCGAGTGATGGGTGTTCAGAAACCTTATTTTCTGAGCCGTTTATCAGAAGAAAGCTCTTGGAATTTATTTGAACAGAAAGCAAATTTTGCTGTAGGTGTACCAAAGCCACCAAAATTGTTGGAGATTGGTCAAGAGATTGTCAAGAAATGTCAAGGATTACCACTTGCTATTGAAGTTATGGGGTGTATCATGCACTGTAAGAGCGAAGAAAGTGAATGGCAGGCCGTGTTGGAAAATATTGAAACATGGAAGTTACAAAATACGCAAAATGAAATCATACGAGAGCTGTGGCTAAGCTATGTTGATTTGCCTACTCATTTAAAGAAATGTTTTGCCTTTTGCTCCATATTCCCAAAAGGATCACAATCTTGA
- the LOC120253698 gene encoding putative disease resistance protein RGA4 — protein MAHGYIPSQKGNDVEVEGREVFTELIRRSLLQYHHTSHAETIGRVCKMHDLINDLAYFVMENECFPSLRSSAATEISLRPRHLQLDANENYNQGDCSIIRTVLYCGRDLSLLSKLKLVRVLDLSGTRINKFPAAIEHLHHLRYLDISGTLIRKLPESICMLLKVFPAGLSRLQNLKTLTRFTVGDDANNNIRQLKFLNLGGKVQLYNLQKVKNAVCDEYCSMEIAEEVLEALKPHANVKELEVFFIIQANNFQCGCKEGNNFNIYIGSNCWNAENVSNSLHSRYYLVWKLRGWCLEEGKEANLSLFPCLIHMVITGCPKLTTLPLKILPRLEDLSISETDGIKHIVNNRRENALQSFPVLKTLELKSMKYLEGWCVEEGGEANLSLFPSLIQMDITGCPKLTTLPLKILPHLEDLSISHMDGIKHIASNRRGNALQSCPALKNLRLESMWNLEGLSVEEGREANQSLFPCLISMDIRRCPKLTTTMPPIPTLKKLYVRQSFCETQISLMPRKGRFFKHLKSLRRLTIHSCTEELFLLLEK, from the exons ATGGCTCATGGGTATATTCCATCTCAAAAAGGAAATGATGTGGAAGTTGAAGGGCGAGAGGTTTTCACCGAGTTAATAAGGAGATCTCTTTTACAATATCATCATACTTCTCATGCTGAAACAATTGGAAGAGTGTGTAAGATGCATGATCTCATCAATGATCTGGCATACTTTGTAATGGAGAATGAATGCTTCCCATCGTTGAGAAGCAGTGCAGCCACCGAAATCTCATTAAGGCCACGTCATTTGCAATTAGATGCCAATGAAAATTATAACCAAGGTGATTGCTCCATCATCCGCACTGTGCTATATTGTGGAAGAGACTTAAGTTTGTTGTCAAAGCTGAAGTTGGTGAGGGTGCTCGACTTGAGTGGTACACGCATTAACAAGTTTCCTGCAGCAATTGAGCATTTGCACCATCTAAGATACCTTGATATTTCTGGTACTCTAATTAGGAAACTACCGGAATCCATTTGTATGCTG TTAAAGGTATTCCCTGCTGGTTTGAGTCGACTACAAAACTTGAAAACACTAACTAGATTTACTGTGGGAGATGATGCAAATAACAACATAAGACAATTAAAGTTTTTGAATTTGGGTGGTAAAGTTCAGTTGTATAACCTCCAGAAGGTGAAGAATGCTG TATGTGATGAATATTGTTCAATGGAAATTGCGGAGGAGGTGTTGGAAGCCTTGAAACCTCATGCTAATGTGAAAGAACTTGAAGTTTTTTTCATTATCCAGGCAAACAATTTCCAATGTGGATGCAAGGAAGGCAACAATTTCAATATCTACATCGGATCGAACTGCTGGAATGCAGAGAATGTGAGCAACTCCCTCCACTCGAGATATTACCTTGTCTGGA aacttAGAGGGTGGTGTCTGGAGGAGGGTAAAGAAGCAAATCTGTCCTTGTTTCCATGCCTCATTCATATGGTTATTACAGGATGCCCCAAGTTGACAACCTTGCCACTCAAGATATTACCCCGTCTTGAGGATCTGAGTATCAGTGAAACGGATGGAATCAAACACATTGTTAACAACAGAAGAGAAAATGCATTGCAATCATTCCCTGTATTGAAGACTCTAGAGTTAAAGTCAATGAAGTACCTAGAGGGGTGGTGTGTGGAGGAGGGTGGAGAAGCAAATTTGTCCTTGTTTCCAAGCCTTATTCAGATGGATATTACAGGATGCCCCAAGTTGACAACCTTGCCACTCAAGATATTACCCCATCTTGAGGATCTCAGTATCAGTCACATGGATGGCATCAAACACATTGCTAGCAACAGAAGAGGCAATGCACTGCAATCATGCCCTGCATTGAAGAACTTACGGTTAGAATCAATGTGGAACCTAGAGGGGTTGTCTGTGGAGGAGGGTAGAGAAGCAAATCAGTCCTTGTTTCCATGCCTCATTTCGATGGACATTAGAAGATGCCCCAAGTTGACAACAACAATGCCACCCATTCCGACTCTCAAAAAGTTATATGTGCGGCAATCATTCTGTGAGACACAAATCTCCCTCATGCCCAGGAAAGGAAGGTTTTTCAAGCATTTGAAATCTCTTCGGAGGTTGACTATACATTCCTGTACTGAGGAGTTGTTTTTGTTGCTGGAAAAATGA